In Planctomycetota bacterium, the following are encoded in one genomic region:
- a CDS encoding substrate-binding domain-containing protein — translation MRSALALVILAGVVIASGWLAASAAEINPGGVQTLRLQGTPSCYLALSGLAEAYKKEHPSIEIKFGGGAASMGVTALKEGRADAAYVEWPLRKILGKMWPSDFPDIAQPGPEWTFAQTALGFVVNKGNRAGALTIDQICGIWSGTVTKWSQVGGSGTPIVVYTIQPSRQLAGSLLSDNLLDYRKWRKDLQNLTSNRDVIGAVAQDPNGIGIIVIGPTPPVEVKLLSVAKDSTSQPVPPTVENIVLGKYPVVREFRFVFSDKSSPAVREFCQFAVSDAAAEIVRENGYFPRATKNEMLAAQRLEEMRAGKGVRIEAVGSVYSPLLKDLATEYVKAKAVVQVQYAVTDEAAAVGQFLGGKELLLLQGPPGEAALKVHGARWAELKVEAHPIADRAVAVVTSVVNKEGAMTLDRVRAIFAGEVGQWGDSLAMAQKDIHCYGLGAADPMTAMFFSGVMRGTRCKNLQAKKDTAGVLAALALDPQGIAFVDLAAIPQDSTAVRVVAVGPAGTAVKPNGKTLADGTYPLSKPLVLYVSPRASETTKDFVRFILSGACDAVFRQHGFVPTSQPPPAP, via the coding sequence ATGCGAAGCGCCTTGGCTCTGGTGATTCTTGCTGGGGTGGTAATCGCTTCCGGGTGGCTGGCTGCGTCCGCCGCCGAAATCAACCCCGGTGGCGTGCAAACCTTGCGCCTGCAGGGGACGCCGAGTTGTTACCTGGCGCTGAGCGGCCTCGCCGAGGCGTACAAGAAGGAGCATCCGAGCATCGAGATCAAGTTCGGCGGGGGTGCTGCGAGCATGGGCGTCACCGCCCTGAAAGAAGGTCGGGCGGATGCGGCCTACGTCGAGTGGCCGCTGCGGAAAATCCTGGGGAAGATGTGGCCGTCCGATTTTCCCGACATCGCGCAGCCGGGCCCGGAGTGGACCTTCGCCCAGACCGCGCTGGGGTTCGTTGTGAACAAGGGCAATCGCGCAGGCGCGCTTACCATCGACCAGATTTGCGGCATCTGGTCCGGGACGGTGACGAAGTGGTCCCAGGTCGGCGGATCCGGCACCCCGATCGTGGTTTACACGATCCAGCCCTCCCGCCAACTGGCCGGTTCGTTGCTGAGCGATAACCTGCTGGACTACCGGAAGTGGCGCAAAGACCTTCAGAACCTGACCTCCAACCGCGACGTCATCGGGGCCGTGGCACAAGACCCGAACGGCATCGGCATCATCGTGATCGGCCCCACGCCGCCGGTGGAAGTCAAACTCCTCTCTGTTGCCAAGGACTCGACATCTCAGCCCGTGCCTCCGACCGTTGAGAACATCGTCCTGGGAAAATATCCCGTCGTCCGTGAGTTTCGTTTCGTCTTCTCCGACAAATCGTCGCCTGCGGTCCGTGAGTTCTGTCAGTTCGCCGTGAGCGACGCTGCGGCTGAGATCGTCCGGGAAAACGGCTACTTCCCACGGGCCACGAAGAACGAGATGCTGGCCGCGCAGCGTCTGGAGGAGATGAGGGCGGGCAAAGGCGTCAGGATCGAGGCGGTGGGGAGCGTGTACAGCCCGCTTCTGAAGGACCTGGCGACCGAATATGTCAAGGCCAAAGCCGTTGTGCAGGTGCAGTACGCGGTGACTGACGAGGCGGCCGCCGTGGGGCAATTCCTGGGCGGCAAGGAACTGCTCCTGCTTCAGGGGCCTCCGGGCGAGGCGGCCTTAAAGGTGCACGGTGCCAGGTGGGCGGAACTCAAGGTGGAGGCTCACCCTATCGCCGACCGCGCGGTCGCGGTTGTTACGAGCGTCGTCAACAAAGAAGGGGCGATGACCCTGGATCGCGTCCGCGCCATCTTCGCCGGCGAGGTCGGCCAGTGGGGTGACAGCCTCGCCATGGCGCAAAAAGACATCCACTGCTATGGGCTTGGCGCCGCCGACCCCATGACCGCGATGTTTTTCTCAGGCGTCATGAGGGGCACGCGGTGCAAGAATCTCCAGGCGAAGAAGGACACGGCGGGGGTTCTTGCGGCCCTGGCTCTCGACCCACAGGGGATCGCGTTTGTGGACTTAGCGGCCATTCCGCAGGACAGCACGGCCGTCCGGGTCGTGGCCGTTGGCCCGGCCGGTACGGCCGTGAAACCGAACGGCAAAACGTTGGCCGATGGAACATACCCTTTGTCGAAACCCCTCGTGCTCTACGTATCGCCGCGTGCCAGCGAGACGACGAAGGATTTCGTCAGGTTCATCCTTTCCGGCGCCTGCGATGCGGTGTTCCGTCAGCACGGCTTTGTCCCTACCAGCCAGCCTCCACCGGCCCCCTGA
- a CDS encoding S8 family peptidase, which translates to MPPSAGPWVTSPIPNSTNSGATRLPSESAKLIVRYPVRYRAARRLAHLAPERFEDVCDRPAETVDWGLRQTGVPQVWTVTRGRGIRVGVLDTGVAPFHPDLQPIARMKDFTLATQPEWASDDTGHGTHCAGIVCARANGRGVIGVAPEAELYVAKVIRGDESDAKSVAAGIRWMVDEGVRVINMSFAAEKSYPPIRQAVTKALNAGCYLVAAAGNEPGGPFTGSTVRYPARYDGVIAVGSVALVSNDPSLPLGDRINVSGLSATGQELDLVAPGVRVLSTYPPDKYAVATGTSQAGAFVAGVVALVLAKHVAQGGETPVETPAQMVEHLRRSAMDLEQPGFDPRSGFGLR; encoded by the coding sequence GTGCCTCCTTCTGCTGGTCCTTGGGTAACTTCTCCAATCCCCAATTCGACCAACTCAGGGGCTACCCGTCTACCTTCCGAAAGTGCGAAACTTATCGTACGTTATCCTGTACGTTATCGCGCCGCGAGGCGTCTCGCGCACCTTGCGCCGGAGCGATTCGAGGACGTCTGCGACCGGCCGGCCGAGACGGTCGATTGGGGCCTCCGCCAGACGGGTGTCCCGCAGGTCTGGACGGTCACGCGCGGACGGGGCATCAGGGTCGGCGTCCTCGATACGGGCGTCGCGCCCTTCCATCCCGACCTTCAGCCGATCGCCAGGATGAAAGACTTCACTCTGGCGACCCAGCCCGAATGGGCTAGCGACGACACGGGCCATGGGACGCACTGTGCCGGGATCGTCTGCGCCCGAGCGAACGGCCGGGGCGTCATCGGTGTCGCCCCCGAAGCGGAACTGTACGTGGCAAAGGTCATCCGCGGCGACGAGAGCGATGCCAAGAGTGTAGCCGCCGGCATCCGCTGGATGGTAGACGAAGGTGTGCGGGTGATCAACATGAGCTTCGCGGCCGAGAAAAGCTATCCGCCGATTCGTCAGGCGGTCACGAAGGCACTGAACGCGGGTTGCTATCTCGTTGCAGCCGCAGGTAACGAGCCTGGTGGGCCGTTCACGGGCAGCACAGTCCGGTATCCCGCCAGATACGATGGAGTGATCGCCGTCGGATCCGTCGCACTGGTGAGTAACGACCCCTCGTTACCGCTCGGGGATCGCATAAACGTCTCAGGCCTGTCAGCAACGGGACAGGAACTGGACTTGGTCGCCCCCGGCGTCCGGGTTTTGAGCACCTATCCCCCGGACAAGTACGCGGTCGCCACCGGAACGAGCCAGGCAGGGGCCTTTGTCGCTGGCGTCGTCGCCCTGGTCCTCGCCAAACATGTCGCCCAAGGCGGCGAGACACCGGTCGAGACACCAGCCCAGATGGTGGAACACCTCAGGCGTTCCGCCATGGACCTCGAACAGCCCGGCTTCGACCCGCGGAGCGGTTTCGGCCTCAGATAA
- a CDS encoding site-specific integrase encodes MSDDWSGRLEKQYRLLEEANTTRWNKDRIRWFLEHYKPVSGNRKDKYIRSLRQIACLLGKSFNEMQKEDVGRLVQAIEKESREEWTFVDRKKILKTFFRFYVEDIADRPEKQEEYLRLVPVLKAVNKIESVYRKHRQKKLVILTQEELRELCRAASDSARELAIVTMLYHTGVRPSEFVRMKIGDIEVNGDGSVYFNVAGKTGSRRLPLAADETVGRTLLNWINEHPHGSDRESYLFLNARGEPLSLCTLSLMLSRLSQKARIRTVTPKLLRKAKLSHMADDGYNAYQIKKYAGHSQIETAMFYVELSQKGFEDAIRKKYGAADRTRATLQPQRCWKCGSINRAFDRRCAGCGRMLNLEEASREISERSDLIASVMTQDMLDQLARLVAEKLRETAAGTGLSEG; translated from the coding sequence ATGTCGGATGATTGGTCCGGACGACTTGAGAAGCAGTATCGGTTGTTGGAGGAAGCCAACACCACGCGCTGGAACAAGGACAGGATTCGCTGGTTCCTCGAGCACTACAAACCCGTCTCCGGCAATCGCAAGGACAAGTACATCCGCAGCTTGCGGCAGATTGCGTGTCTGCTGGGCAAAAGCTTCAACGAAATGCAGAAAGAAGACGTGGGCCGGCTCGTCCAGGCGATCGAGAAGGAATCCCGCGAGGAATGGACGTTCGTGGACCGCAAGAAGATACTGAAGACGTTTTTCAGGTTTTACGTCGAGGATATTGCCGATCGTCCGGAGAAACAGGAGGAGTACCTTCGGCTCGTCCCTGTGCTCAAAGCCGTCAACAAGATCGAGTCCGTCTACCGCAAGCACAGGCAGAAGAAACTGGTCATTCTGACCCAGGAGGAGTTGCGGGAGTTGTGCCGGGCGGCCAGCGACAGCGCCAGGGAACTGGCCATCGTGACCATGCTGTATCACACCGGCGTGAGGCCTTCGGAGTTTGTCCGGATGAAGATCGGCGACATCGAAGTCAATGGCGATGGCAGCGTCTATTTCAACGTTGCCGGCAAGACCGGCTCGCGAAGGTTGCCACTGGCGGCGGACGAGACTGTCGGGCGTACGCTGCTGAACTGGATTAACGAACACCCCCATGGGAGCGACAGAGAGAGCTACCTGTTCCTCAACGCGCGGGGAGAGCCGCTGTCGCTGTGCACCCTGTCGCTGATGCTCAGCCGGCTGTCTCAAAAGGCCAGGATAAGGACAGTCACCCCGAAGCTGCTCAGAAAGGCGAAACTCTCCCACATGGCTGACGACGGCTACAACGCCTACCAGATAAAGAAATACGCGGGGCACTCGCAGATTGAGACGGCCATGTTCTATGTGGAACTTTCCCAGAAGGGCTTCGAGGACGCCATCAGGAAAAAGTACGGAGCCGCAGACAGAACGCGAGCCACCCTGCAGCCCCAGCGGTGCTGGAAGTGCGGATCCATAAACAGGGCCTTTGACAGGCGATGCGCCGGCTGCGGACGAATGCTGAATCTGGAGGAAGCCTCCAGGGAGATATCGGAGAGGTCGGACTTGATTGCCTCCGTAATGACACAGGATATGCTGGACCAACTAGCCCGTCTGGTAGCGGAAAAGCTGAGAGAAACCGCGGCGGGGACGGGATTGAGCGAAGGTTAG
- a CDS encoding tetratricopeptide repeat protein, with protein MPRSWMLTPLALLLVITGCQRAALVGEYATVAADPRRDTERAREKNNKAVALISNGRLEEAEKVLKEALTADVFFGPAHSNLGTVYYRQQKFYLAAWEFQYAAKLMPHQPEPRNNLGLVFEAVGRLDEAAKWYDEAVALEPDNPEILGNLARTLIRNGRRDDRTRQVLSDLVLKDTRPDWVAWAREQLALIPSPQPKAVNPDQPGPGQ; from the coding sequence ATGCCACGATCCTGGATGCTGACGCCTCTGGCTCTGCTCTTGGTCATCACCGGTTGCCAGAGGGCGGCCCTGGTCGGCGAGTATGCGACCGTGGCCGCCGACCCGCGCCGGGACACCGAACGGGCCCGCGAGAAGAACAACAAAGCCGTCGCCCTCATCAGCAACGGTCGGCTGGAAGAGGCCGAGAAAGTTCTCAAGGAGGCCCTGACGGCCGACGTCTTCTTCGGACCCGCCCATAGCAACCTCGGGACGGTGTACTACCGCCAGCAGAAATTCTACCTGGCGGCCTGGGAGTTCCAGTACGCCGCCAAATTGATGCCGCACCAGCCCGAACCGCGAAACAACCTCGGCCTCGTCTTCGAGGCCGTCGGCCGACTCGACGAGGCCGCCAAGTGGTACGACGAGGCCGTCGCCCTCGAGCCCGACAATCCCGAAATCCTCGGGAACCTGGCACGAACCCTCATCCGCAACGGACGCCGGGACGACCGGACCCGCCAAGTGCTCTCCGACCTCGTGCTGAAAGACACGCGACCGGACTGGGTCGCCTGGGCCAGGGAACAGTTGGCCTTGATCCCCAGCCCACAGCCGAAGGCAGTAAACCCAGACCAGCCAGGACCCGGTCAGTAA
- the gspL gene encoding type II secretion system protein GspL — protein sequence MKPAFFVAMESGGWSVLRVTEDEILLREVAATEDEANVGQAVAESLKELGYQGQAICLGLPAEMVLAAEIDASGLPRRNRRSAMVYRLEELVPCEAERLTADFLALPGGRAFAAAVETDRVRAILDRLAPAGVEVGAVCPTALLALQEAVAPRQDPCEYVLVAGPQAVNVFRMSDGRPTAWYTAPPQAPELVRLFQADLLARPAEGERLSARVIGSLPPDIAAAVEHETTLALQATDAGPSALETAARGAVAVLQGRREPWADFRRDALAAPNRWRRLAAPVATAAALALVLIAAIGGLSYWRSLRYDRLARRLEGEMRAIYQNLYPNQQVPVQVERRLRSELARLAAVSGVGGALPNRPSALVMLRDAASALPKDLRVRIVEARMDSGGLLLEGETRSHTDAEAVAQALGRSGAFSIEPPRTEHLAKGGVTFTVVGEPRPERQPAQPGGTSRREGTTP from the coding sequence GTGAAGCCCGCCTTTTTCGTGGCAATGGAATCCGGCGGATGGTCCGTGTTGCGGGTCACGGAGGACGAAATCCTCCTGCGCGAGGTCGCTGCCACAGAGGACGAAGCGAACGTCGGCCAGGCGGTCGCCGAGTCCCTCAAGGAACTCGGGTACCAGGGCCAGGCCATCTGTCTCGGCCTGCCGGCCGAGATGGTCCTCGCCGCCGAGATCGACGCCTCCGGCCTGCCGCGACGCAACCGCCGAAGCGCCATGGTCTATCGCCTGGAGGAACTCGTCCCCTGCGAGGCGGAACGGCTGACGGCGGACTTCCTCGCCTTGCCCGGCGGTCGGGCGTTCGCCGCCGCCGTCGAAACCGACCGCGTCCGCGCGATCCTGGACCGCCTCGCGCCCGCGGGGGTCGAAGTCGGAGCCGTCTGCCCGACGGCCCTCCTTGCCCTCCAGGAGGCCGTTGCGCCCCGCCAGGATCCTTGTGAGTACGTCCTCGTCGCGGGGCCTCAGGCTGTGAACGTCTTCCGAATGAGCGACGGCCGACCCACGGCATGGTATACGGCGCCGCCGCAGGCGCCCGAACTCGTGCGCCTCTTCCAGGCCGACCTCCTCGCCCGGCCCGCAGAAGGTGAACGACTCTCGGCACGTGTCATCGGGTCGCTCCCGCCGGACATCGCAGCGGCGGTCGAACACGAGACCACTCTTGCGCTCCAGGCAACCGACGCCGGCCCAAGCGCCCTCGAGACGGCCGCGCGCGGGGCGGTCGCCGTCCTGCAAGGCCGCCGGGAACCGTGGGCGGACTTCCGGCGGGACGCCCTGGCAGCCCCGAACCGCTGGCGGCGCCTGGCTGCGCCCGTGGCCACCGCCGCCGCGCTGGCCCTCGTGCTGATTGCCGCAATCGGAGGCCTGTCCTACTGGCGCAGTCTTCGCTACGATCGTCTGGCACGGCGGTTGGAGGGCGAGATGCGTGCGATCTACCAGAACCTCTATCCCAACCAGCAGGTCCCCGTCCAAGTGGAGAGGCGGCTGAGGAGCGAACTCGCGCGCCTGGCGGCGGTCAGCGGCGTGGGCGGCGCCCTCCCGAACCGGCCCAGCGCCCTCGTCATGCTCCGCGACGCCGCGAGCGCCCTGCCGAAGGACCTCCGGGTCCGAATCGTCGAGGCCCGGATGGATTCGGGCGGACTCCTGCTGGAAGGCGAGACCCGAAGCCACACCGACGCCGAGGCGGTCGCCCAGGCGCTCGGCCGGTCGGGCGCCTTCAGCATCGAACCGCCCCGCACCGAGCACCTCGCCAAGGGTGGCGTGACCTTCACCGTCGTCGGCGAACCCAGGCCGGAACGACAACCCGCGCAACCCGGCGGAACGTCCCGCCGGGAAGGAACGACGCCGTGA
- a CDS encoding prepilin-type N-terminal cleavage/methylation domain-containing protein translates to MQARTKKALTLVELLAALVITSLLVVAALRVSTHLARAEILTRRTREDSWSEARLRDLVTMDVAHTEAYQEDREGLVLWTSACLEAKTLELEHVPGKVAYRVQTVGNREWLVRSQESEWHPPVTELVGRGVKAVLLRAKDEDKPSAGERKALPAAATMAVEFDEEGRPPVQWTVRSRAIRG, encoded by the coding sequence ATGCAAGCGCGGACGAAAAAAGCGCTGACGCTCGTTGAACTCCTGGCGGCCCTGGTTATCACGAGCCTCCTGGTGGTGGCGGCGCTTCGAGTCTCGACGCACCTGGCGCGGGCGGAGATCCTCACGCGCCGGACCCGCGAGGACTCGTGGTCCGAGGCCCGCCTGCGGGACCTCGTGACGATGGACGTCGCCCACACCGAGGCGTACCAGGAAGACCGCGAAGGGCTCGTCCTCTGGACCTCGGCGTGCCTGGAGGCCAAGACGCTGGAACTGGAGCACGTGCCCGGAAAAGTCGCCTACCGGGTGCAGACAGTTGGCAACCGCGAGTGGCTCGTGCGGAGCCAGGAGTCCGAGTGGCATCCGCCGGTCACGGAACTCGTGGGCCGGGGCGTCAAGGCCGTCCTCCTTCGCGCGAAGGACGAAGACAAACCGTCCGCCGGGGAGCGAAAGGCGCTGCCTGCGGCCGCGACGATGGCTGTGGAGTTCGACGAAGAGGGGCGCCCGCCCGTCCAGTGGACCGTGCGCAGCCGCGCCATCCGAGGGTGA
- a CDS encoding type II secretion system protein, whose translation MRCARCWRQRGRGFTLVEAVVGTAILGSVLAAVLLASARMQVQARRAAERTEACRVADELLESWWPKRDKMPLESEERVPGRKGWTWRARTVRRETLGGLEAETIAVEVFREGQAGGEPAARVEVMLPNASADEKSADAR comes from the coding sequence ATGAGGTGCGCGCGGTGCTGGCGGCAACGGGGACGGGGCTTCACGCTGGTTGAGGCCGTCGTGGGGACCGCCATCCTGGGGTCGGTCCTGGCGGCGGTACTCCTGGCCAGCGCGCGGATGCAGGTCCAGGCCCGCCGGGCGGCCGAGCGGACGGAGGCATGCCGCGTCGCCGACGAACTGCTGGAATCGTGGTGGCCGAAGCGCGACAAGATGCCCCTCGAGAGCGAGGAACGGGTGCCCGGCCGCAAGGGTTGGACGTGGCGGGCCCGCACGGTCCGTCGCGAAACGCTGGGCGGACTCGAGGCCGAGACGATCGCCGTCGAGGTCTTCCGCGAGGGACAGGCTGGGGGCGAACCTGCAGCACGGGTGGAGGTGATGCTTCCGAATGCAAGCGCGGACGAAAAAAGCGCTGACGCTCGTTGA
- a CDS encoding prepilin-type N-terminal cleavage/methylation domain-containing protein, producing MRRRAFTLTELAVVLLVLALLAGAVALRLESPLRRARLEDLAQTIVAFDHLSRVYARQHDRSVRIEVDLAQGRLRRTDTRGQDLGTALELPDGYRVARLMVRGQDYSIGCVAIHCSRLGLTPTYGLLLEGPAGRRQWVLVAGLTGESLEPETLDEVRAVLAATGTGLHAG from the coding sequence ATGCGTCGAAGGGCCTTTACGCTCACGGAACTGGCCGTCGTGCTTCTCGTCCTCGCGCTCCTCGCGGGGGCGGTGGCGCTTCGCTTGGAATCGCCGCTCCGGCGGGCCCGCCTCGAAGACCTGGCCCAAACCATCGTCGCGTTCGACCACCTGTCGCGCGTCTATGCGCGGCAGCACGACCGGTCCGTGCGGATCGAGGTGGACCTCGCGCAGGGGCGCCTGCGCCGGACGGACACGCGCGGCCAGGACCTGGGGACGGCCCTGGAGTTGCCGGACGGCTATCGCGTCGCCAGGCTGATGGTGCGCGGCCAGGATTACTCGATCGGCTGTGTGGCGATCCACTGCAGCCGGCTCGGCTTGACGCCCACCTACGGGCTGCTCCTCGAAGGTCCCGCAGGGAGGCGGCAGTGGGTTCTCGTGGCGGGCCTGACGGGCGAGTCTTTGGAACCGGAGACTCTAGATGAGGTGCGCGCGGTGCTGGCGGCAACGGGGACGGGGCTTCACGCTGGTTGA
- the gspG gene encoding type II secretion system major pseudopilin GspG, with the protein MCSNRKRRRARGFSLVELMIVIVIIGLLAGVVTINVRHHLLRARQSTARQEIATIVHALNVFYAECGHYPTNEEGLAVLKSAGEKFPEPLLEGGLEDPWGRPYQYNSPGASAPFEVISYGADGREGGDGIDADITSDALKG; encoded by the coding sequence ATGTGCTCTAACCGCAAGCGACGTCGGGCACGGGGGTTCAGCCTCGTGGAACTCATGATCGTCATCGTGATCATCGGCCTCCTGGCCGGCGTCGTGACGATCAACGTTCGTCACCATCTTCTGCGGGCCCGCCAGAGCACCGCCCGCCAGGAGATCGCCACCATCGTCCACGCCCTGAACGTCTTCTACGCCGAGTGCGGCCACTACCCGACGAACGAGGAAGGGCTGGCGGTCCTGAAGAGCGCGGGCGAAAAATTCCCCGAGCCGCTCCTGGAAGGCGGCCTGGAAGACCCCTGGGGCCGCCCGTACCAGTACAACTCCCCCGGCGCAAGCGCGCCGTTCGAGGTAATCTCGTACGGCGCCGACGGCCGCGAAGGCGGCGACGGGATCGACGCCGATATCACGAGCGACGCCTTGAAAGGGTAG
- a CDS encoding type II secretion system F family protein codes for MAVFRYSAVDVDASTVAGTVIADTPRQARDDLRGRGLTVAEIAAVGEPAAPGLWERRRGQLAQSEVDAFVRELATLLGAGIPLLAAVDTLIRQHRGRFRTVLQGLRDRIASGSSLTEAMGARPAYFDELSRSIVRVGESTGTLETVLARLAEFREKAHRLRSRLVTALVYPAVVCVIGAAVATFLMTYVVPQLIGTLEEAGRTLPLATRLVKDASDLLLGWWWALLLAAALAVTGLKLLRRTARGRLALDRLVLALPLVGDVVRKENTSRMAVIMASLLRAGVHFDEAVRITGRTLRSAVFRRTMETYELAIVSGSDIAGPLEASRVFSPLVIQMLVVGQQAGQLEDMLAQLAEAYDQQVATATQRLTAMLEPLLIVLLAVVVGFVAFATILPILEVSDVL; via the coding sequence ATGGCGGTCTTCCGCTATAGCGCCGTGGACGTGGACGCCTCGACCGTCGCGGGGACGGTGATCGCCGACACGCCCCGCCAGGCCCGGGACGATCTCCGCGGCCGGGGCCTGACGGTGGCGGAGATCGCGGCGGTCGGCGAGCCCGCCGCGCCGGGCCTCTGGGAGCGCCGCCGCGGCCAACTCGCCCAGAGCGAGGTGGACGCCTTCGTCCGGGAACTGGCGACCCTCCTGGGTGCGGGGATCCCCCTCCTTGCGGCCGTCGACACGCTCATCCGCCAGCACCGCGGCCGGTTTCGAACGGTCCTCCAGGGCCTCAGGGACCGGATCGCCTCCGGCTCGAGCCTCACCGAAGCGATGGGCGCGCGGCCGGCGTACTTCGACGAGTTGTCGAGAAGCATCGTCCGCGTCGGCGAGAGCACGGGGACGCTCGAGACGGTCCTTGCGCGGCTGGCGGAGTTCCGCGAGAAGGCCCACCGCCTGCGGAGCCGTCTGGTGACGGCGCTCGTGTACCCGGCCGTCGTGTGCGTCATCGGCGCGGCGGTCGCGACGTTCCTCATGACTTACGTCGTGCCGCAACTGATCGGGACGCTCGAGGAGGCGGGCCGGACGCTGCCCCTGGCGACGCGCCTCGTCAAGGACGCAAGCGACCTGCTGCTGGGGTGGTGGTGGGCCCTGCTTCTGGCCGCCGCGCTCGCCGTCACGGGCCTGAAACTCCTGCGCCGCACGGCGCGGGGGCGCCTGGCCCTCGACCGGTTGGTCCTCGCGCTGCCGCTCGTCGGGGACGTCGTCCGCAAGGAAAACACGAGCCGCATGGCCGTCATCATGGCCTCGCTCCTTCGGGCGGGGGTCCACTTCGACGAGGCCGTGCGGATCACCGGGAGAACGCTCCGTAGCGCCGTCTTCCGAAGGACGATGGAGACCTACGAATTGGCCATCGTCTCCGGCAGCGACATCGCGGGGCCCCTGGAAGCGTCCAGGGTCTTCTCCCCCCTGGTCATCCAGATGCTCGTCGTGGGCCAGCAGGCCGGTCAATTGGAGGACATGCTCGCGCAACTCGCGGAGGCGTACGACCAGCAGGTCGCCACGGCCACGCAACGGTTGACGGCCATGCTCGAACCGTTGCTGATCGTTCTCTTGGCCGTGGTCGTCGGTTTCGTCGCCTTCGCCACGATCCTGCCCATTCTGGAGGTGAGCGATGTGCTCTAA